The sequence CAAGGTTATCATCGTAAAAGATGGTGAAAAACAAGAACTAACTCTTAAAAATGGAAGTAAAAATGTTGGTATCAAAATTAAGTAAATTTATTATAACTGCGGCGTTAGCTTCATTTTTAGCTACCCCTATAATGGCAAAACCAAGCACATGCTTGAGTAAAAATTTTAGTATGAAGATCACAGACGATATAAGTCTTGGAGATGTTTTAAATCAGCTCTCTGAAATGTGTGATTTTAGTATCGTTGCAAAAGATGCTTATAGCAAAAAAGAGCTTGACGATAAAGTCTTTGGCGTAAATATTAGAAACATGAGCCTAAGCGAGGTCTTTGATCTGCTTTTAAACGAGAAAAATTTAAGCTATGAGTTTTCAAATAATGTCTTAAAAATCTCATCGCTTCAAACAAAAATTTTTAAAATAGACTATATCACCTCTATCCGTGAAGGCACAGCTATCACAAAAGCTTCGGTTGATGCCTCTCCGTCAGAAGTAGGCAATAGCTCAAGCAGTGATACTAGCTCAAATGATATAAAAAATGAAAACAACTTGATAAGAACAACTGAGAAATTTGACTTCTGGGAGAAGCTTGACGCTGAGCTAAAAGCTATCTTAAATAATAGCAGTGAGCACATCACCGCACCAGATCCTATCATAAACCAAAATGCTGGACTTATCACGGTTACAGCTACCCCATCACAGCTAAAACGCGTTGAAAAATATATAGCGGAGATGCAAAGAAGACTTAAAAAACAAGTCATCATCGATGTTTCTATCATCGCAGTTGATCTAAATAATGAGTATAAGCAAGGTGTTGATTGGAGTAAATTTGAGCTTGGATTTAACTCATATATAGGCAACCAAGGCTCTAGTACCGGCTCAAGTGCAAGCTGGACAAATAAGGGCAACAGCTTAAGCGATGGCTTTGGTCGCACACTAAATATCGCTGCAAATTTAAACTTTAGCCTTGATGGTATGATAAATTTCCTTGAAACAAATGGCAAAACAAAGGTCGTTTCAAGTCCAAAAGTAACCACTCTAAACAACCAACAAGCGCTAATCTCTGTGGGTGATAATATAAACTACCGTGTAATGGAAGAGACAGATAATGGTAGCAACAATAACAATAACAATAGGCTTACAACAACTTATAAGCAATACTCTGTATTTATCGGTATCTTGTTAAATTTACTTCCAGAAGTTTCAGATAACAACAAGATCATGCTTCGCATAAACCCGAGCTTGAGCAGCTTTAAGTATGCAGAAGACGACACAAGAGGTCAAAACACCTCTATTAGAGAGATAGCGCCTGACACCGTTCAGAAAAAACTCTCAACAGTTGTTCAGGTAAATAGTGGCGATACTATCATACTTGGTGGTCTTATCGGACAGACTAAAAATAAGCAAAATACAGCTGTGCCACTTCTAGCTGATATACCTTTGATAGGAAGCGTCTTTAAAAGCACAAGAGATGGCGTAAAAACGACTGAACTTATCTTTGTCATTACGCCAAGAGTTGTTGATCTTGAAGATCCAAAACCAGTTCAGCAGTCGCTAAAAGATCTAGGATTTTCTAAATCGATCTATGAGTAACGAAAATATTTATACGCATATAAAAGATGTTTTTATAGATGAAGACGAGAGTTTAAATTTCGTAAATTTAGACAACTCTATAAGCTGCTACAACAAGATAGTTTTAGCTCTAAAAAAGCCACTAAAGCTCATCTTGTTTTATGGCAAGCCAGGTAGTGGCAAGACCTTTTTGCTAAACAAGATCGCAAATGATCTAAAAGAAGATAAAAGTCTCATCTTTTTCCCGCATCCATTTTTTAGCGAGGCGACATTTATCGAGGCGCTTTGTGAGCAAATTTATGGAAAAAAGCTTGAAGATATAAACAACTTTGAGAGCTTTATAAAATTTTATTCAAAAGACTTTAGCAGTAAAGATGAAATTTTAAAAAATCAAATGACTGTTATCCTAGATGAAGCGCAGCTCTATCCGACTGAGCTTATCGAGAAGATAAGGCTTATGGCTGATACTAGGATGTTTAAATTTCTCTTTACGATACACAAAACTGAAAACGAAGATATTTTGGCAAAAGATTATTTTCAGACTAGGATATGGGAGAGCATCGAGCTAAGTAGCGCTGATGTAAATGAGATCATCATCTACTTGCAAAGAAAGCTTAGTCAAAAAAACTATGACAAATACCTTAAATTTGAGAAAAAAGACTACGAGTGCGCCTACTCATTTTGCGGTGGAAATTTAAGAACGCTAAACAAGATCATGTATAAATTCTATGAAATTTGCGAATACTACGAGCAGTATCAGCCTTCAAAGCTTAGCGGCGATAAGGCAAATACCATGATACTCACCATGGCTGCACTTGATGCGGGGCTAATCGATGCTTGAACCACAAGAAATTCAAAGACTAGAAAAGCTTTATGAGAGCTACAAGAAAAAAAATGGCGGTTTTTTGCATAAAATTTTTAATGCCAAAAACTCTAAAATTTTAATCATCGAGCTTTTACTTATCATCATTTTGCTGGCTGCATTGATAGCGCTAAGCATAGAGAAAACTCCAAGTCTTGCTAGTAAAAGCGATAAATTTTTAGCCAAAAATGCAACCGCAGTAAAAATGGTAGAAAAAAACGAGACAAATGCAAGCATGCTTAGCGAGCTAAAGCAAAAGAGCGAGGTTGCTAAGGCTAAATTTGAAGAGGGTAAGAAGCAAGATGAGCTAGCTGACAAGATAGCTAAAAAGCTAGAAGAAGTCGTAAAGATAAACGAAACAAACGATACTTCAAAAAATGACCAAAAAAGGCAAAGAAGCTCACAAGGTTGGCTTAAGCTAAATATCCCTGACGAAGAGCTACTTAGCGAACAAAATGGCATAAATGGCATAAGCGTGCCACAAGATGAAGTGATAGATCTTGAGTCAAAACCAGCTAGAAAGCGTGTAAATATACAAGTAACTTCAGCATCAAATGAAGAGAGCGTGCTAAGAGAGCAGTTTTTAAAGACAAATAATCCAACTATCGCGCTCGAGCTTGCTAGATTAAATTTTAGAAATAATAATTTCAAAGAAGCTATAAAGTGGTCGCTTGCAGCGAACGATATAGATAATAGCTTAGAGGAGTCGTGGATCATCTTTGCAAAGTCAA is a genomic window of Campylobacter concisus containing:
- the mshL gene encoding pilus (MSHA type) biogenesis protein MshL; this encodes MLVSKLSKFIITAALASFLATPIMAKPSTCLSKNFSMKITDDISLGDVLNQLSEMCDFSIVAKDAYSKKELDDKVFGVNIRNMSLSEVFDLLLNEKNLSYEFSNNVLKISSLQTKIFKIDYITSIREGTAITKASVDASPSEVGNSSSSDTSSNDIKNENNLIRTTEKFDFWEKLDAELKAILNNSSEHITAPDPIINQNAGLITVTATPSQLKRVEKYIAEMQRRLKKQVIIDVSIIAVDLNNEYKQGVDWSKFELGFNSYIGNQGSSTGSSASWTNKGNSLSDGFGRTLNIAANLNFSLDGMINFLETNGKTKVVSSPKVTTLNNQQALISVGDNINYRVMEETDNGSNNNNNNRLTTTYKQYSVFIGILLNLLPEVSDNNKIMLRINPSLSSFKYAEDDTRGQNTSIREIAPDTVQKKLSTVVQVNSGDTIILGGLIGQTKNKQNTAVPLLADIPLIGSVFKSTRDGVKTTELIFVITPRVVDLEDPKPVQQSLKDLGFSKSIYE
- a CDS encoding CDC27 family protein; the protein is MLEPQEIQRLEKLYESYKKKNGGFLHKIFNAKNSKILIIELLLIIILLAALIALSIEKTPSLASKSDKFLAKNATAVKMVEKNETNASMLSELKQKSEVAKAKFEEGKKQDELADKIAKKLEEVVKINETNDTSKNDQKRQRSSQGWLKLNIPDEELLSEQNGINGISVPQDEVIDLESKPARKRVNIQVTSASNEESVLREQFLKTNNPTIALELARLNFRNNNFKEAIKWSLAANDIDNSLEESWIIFAKSKYKLKQSDDAVKALREYNKNLNKASINELINKIKSGTL
- a CDS encoding ATP-binding protein; the protein is MSNENIYTHIKDVFIDEDESLNFVNLDNSISCYNKIVLALKKPLKLILFYGKPGSGKTFLLNKIANDLKEDKSLIFFPHPFFSEATFIEALCEQIYGKKLEDINNFESFIKFYSKDFSSKDEILKNQMTVILDEAQLYPTELIEKIRLMADTRMFKFLFTIHKTENEDILAKDYFQTRIWESIELSSADVNEIIIYLQRKLSQKNYDKYLKFEKKDYECAYSFCGGNLRTLNKIMYKFYEICEYYEQYQPSKLSGDKANTMILTMAALDAGLIDA